In Cryptomeria japonica chromosome 1, Sugi_1.0, whole genome shotgun sequence, the sequence CTTTCTTGTAAcccttctaatggctccctatcctaggtttacttgggaccattttaggataattgaaaatatatgcattggtaaaataaatttccttagaaagagacatgacaatgccgactcatcttacaacacatgtgtcaagtgacactacaaaaagaattacacatcactaaaacacacatggcaaatgtcccttttgaaatttataaattaaacaaatttccaaattaaacactcatccaagcataacatttacaaattaaaacacatttacaaacgaggggttgtctctccaaatagacaacccctagcttcacaatcgcacataggcctaggcttgattctccgaataatttccatggtcacatggaataattttcctgcatatctcacttgcacattagtaattccaaaaatcacgtaTGTTATTATCAAaaagaatacaatttagacatcccataaaatttcaattataaaatcaagtatccaattatctgataacatccatatacaatcatctactaaatggcattatcctcataaacatggaattaaatcatttatagagcatgcatccataatttctcttctaaaatgaagtactgcaaatcaaagtaaatgacataatcatatcaatgttatccaccacacgagatcatataaaatctatgtccaaaatgcatcacaatatagtatctaaaataggtccaacatgaaaataacagaaatgctatgacggctcagggtagggcctcacactccttgggttggtgccctaaatcaggggttgtagcctataaacaaatcaggggttggtgcttcttgggttggtgccctaaatattgtaattagagttttattgtgaggctggattggagcagtagactccaacaacattggtcaccgaggtttttcccatcttgggttttcctcgtacataccggtgttatgtgatgttcctgtgtgtgaatgcatttgtgtttaagtctcctcactaactggtaagtctgcattcagctagatctgttaatcgatatactttcatagggatagttaaagggaaaagattgagaaccactgattcacccccctctcagtggtgcattgtgtctaacatcttATTTATATCATCTTCCTTTAGTGGAATTTGATTGTAATCAAAATATAAATCTTAGTTAAAAAACTACACTATTCAATTAACCGACCAATTTATCAATAATAGGAATATGAAACTTATCTTTATGAGTGATCTTGTTGATCTCCTTGTAATGTGGGCACATTCTCCATGGCTCATCCTTTTTTTAGGTTTAATCATCAGATTCATAGGCATTTTTGTTGGGATGAACAATGCTTCCTAGTATTAATTCAATGACACAATCATGGTCATTAAATAGGGGCAGATCCTTGGGTTCTTGAATGCTTGTTGATGGTGTTGAATGATCTCTTGAATATTCAATCGATTTTgatttttcaaatcttttgcttaTACAACATGTAGTTGTGCCCCTATTTTTTAAgaatcattttcaattaatttcttcATCCTATGGGAGCTAATAATTTGACTTTGTGGTGATTGTTTTCTATAATTTTTTACTTTTGCCAATGTGTATTACAAGCCATGGATCAGCCTTGAAAATTGAAAGAATTTGTTGTTTAAGCCAAGGATGTAAATATCGTCTAAAAATCGGCTAAATCACGATTTATTGCGATTCAGAACAGAAAACGATTTAATCGCTTTTAAAATCGCGGCagattttttctaaaaaatcgCGAACTTCTGATAGTTTAAATCGCGATAAAATCGCGAGCAAAGCATAAAAAATCCCGTGTCGAAAAGCGGATTtagttttaatttgttattttcATGCAACCCTAAAAAGTGAATATCTTTTAACACCCGATAAAGTCCGCGTATTGGTTTTTTAGCGCGCGCAAGTCTTCACGTGACGACGGCTGAAGGAAACAATAGTTTTTAGACTTACAGGTGTGCGAATTGGTTTTGACCTTTTAGCACTCATTTGTCTTCACGAGAGGAGTCTTTGGCAAATTCGCGGTTTTAGTCAAGATTCGACAGGACAAGTAAGAGCACGAATTTCTCTATCAtagttaatatttattatttaaattttaaactctATCAAAGTCTGCGATTCTGCCTGCCAAAACTAGAGACTCTTGATTAAATGTAATTCTTAATCTGTATTGTGTTGTTACGTTGTATATAATTTTTATGGCCAAGAGTTTCATTTATAATGTAACAATAGTTACAAACTTACAATCATACTGCCCAAATTTTGTAGGAATTATGTGCTTTCTGAATGAATTATTTACAAATTCATACAAAAAGCACATAATTCCTACATAATTTGTTATAGAAATTAACAACATGAATGTAACATTAACATAATATTGCCCATAAAGCTTCGGTGTAAATGATTCATTCAGAAAGCACATAATTCCTACAAAATTTGGGCAGTATTGTTACAAACTTACAATCAATGTACGAATTATGTACAAATTTGTAAATAAAAATAGAGATTTTGTAACATAATGTGCTTTCTGGGCATTATCTGCCCAGAAAGCTCATGGAAAATATAACAACAATCAGCAAATATTGCCTAGAAAGCACATTATATTAATAGAAGAGAAAAAGTTAGAAGAAAAAAACACACAACTACAAATAAAATCTCCTCGTTTCTTTCTTATTTATTGATCCATGTTTGGTCTCTTTTGCTAGGTGTCTTTCGAATTTTTATAAAAGATAATGGCTTCTGCAACTAGAGGTGGTACAAGTAGAGGTGGTGGTAGAAAGAGGGATCCTATGTGGAAACATGGCACACCAGGTGCAGTGGCAGGAGAGGTTATTTGTAACCATTGCACGAAAACTATGACCGGTGGCATATACTGACTCAAAATTCACCTTGCACAAATTAGTGGACAAAATATTACGGTATGTGACAATTGCCCTGAAGAGGTTCAAAGGGAGGCAAAAGCAAGGCTTTCTGAATTTGAGCAAAAGAAGGTAGAAAAAAAGAGgacagcagaggcaatggcagccccatCGAGGAATATCAGTTCTACAGAGTCAGAAAATTTTGGGGTGGGCAGCAATACATCTGGTTTTTTCATTCCTtgtaacactcctggtgcacaacctaGATTGTTAGGTACTTCATGGAATAAGGAAGTGCATCAGCAGACAAGAGTGGCAGTGGCTAGATTTTGGATTTACAACAATATTCTGTTTAGTATTATTGAGAGTCCATATTGGGAGCAAATGGTCAGTGGATTGACCATTTCTGGTAAGGAGTTCAAGTCCCCAAGTCGTTATGAGTTGAGTGGGCCattattgcaggatgaggtccaaaacacacaTCAGCTGGTGGAACAACAAAGGAGGAATTGGGAAAGGAATGGCTGCACCATTTTATCTGATGGGTGGATGGATAGTAGGAATAGGACACTCATAAACTTTCTAGCTGCTTCAGGGGGACATGTGGTATTTTTAAAATCGATTGATGCCTCAAATCAAGTGAAGAATGCagaaaccttgtgcaacatgttggatgaggtggtgaacGAAGTGGGAGTGCAAAATGTTGTTCAAGTTGTGAccgataatgcagctgcatatgtggcagcggGTAAACTTCTACAGGCTAGGCATCCGTCATTATTTTGGAACCCTTGTGCTGCTCATTGCCTTGATTTACTCCTTGAGGGCATAGGGAAACTTAGTTGggtgaagaatgtggttgaagatggaagggaaatcacaaagtacatctacaaccacacatgggtcttggagcttatgagacaacacactgatggtaaggatcttgtgcgttCTCGAGTCACACGTTTTACCACGAATTTCCTCAACTTACAGAGCATATTACGtgcattgcccaacctgaagaggatgtttgtgagtgaaagatggttgcaAAGCCCTTATTGTAGGAATCCCGAAGCAGAGAAGGTCGTGAAGGCCgtttttgatgatagatttgccaaactcatggaggagatcatcaatgtaagtgttcaaagttcaaatttcaattgatgatatatttttaaattttctaatattacaCATTGCTGATTTTTGTTAAATTTGTCATGTCTAGTTGTCAGAACCGTTGGTGAGGGTTCTACggatggtggatggggataaaagccccatagggtatctatatgaggccatggataaggccaaagaggcaattcaacacttgtatgggcCAGAGAGGACTAAATATGAACCgatatggcgcataattgatcgaaGGTGGAATcgacaactccaccaacatatccaTGCTGCTGCCTACTATTTGAACCCCAAGTTCTTTTACTCTCGCAATTTCAAAATAGATCAGGAGGTTCAACTTGGCCTTGACACATGTATTCAGAGGTTGGTTCCTGATGAAAATATTCAAGACCTCATTGTTGATGAGTTGCAGAGGTACAAGAAAGGAGATGggccattgttttcttcacctattGGTATTCGTAAGAGAGACACCCTGTTGCCAGGTAAAAATGTGCTCTTAAATCTATTTTACGGTTTAACTTTACTATTTATTTCAATCTttaagtttataaaaatatttaccaagttataaaTGCCAATTTGTATGCTTGCAGatctgtggtgggaagattatggtgccacaacgcctaatcttcaaaagcttgcaaTCCGCATATTAtctcagccttgtagtgcttctggttgtgagcgcaactggagtgtctttgaggccattcacacaaaaaagcgcaataggttgactcagaAGCACTTGAATGACCTTGTATATGTGTGGTACAACCTTCGCCTGCATGAAAAGAGGGTACAAGGGAACAATTCATATGACACACTTGACATTGATGAGATTGATCCATACACAGCGGATTGGATTGCTGAACCTGATGGTGCTACTGGtgatattgatgtggatgcatttatCACTGACGCTCAGTTAGATGAGATGGAGAGGGAGGTAGCTGAATGGGCGGCAGAGGTGGCCGAACGTGAGGAGGCGGGAGATGAGTTTGTTGATCCAGAAGAGGCAGATTCATCACCGGTTGAGGATATTGCAGCAGCTGCATCACCATCTACTTCAGCACCCACTCAGCGGCAACAGAGTTTTTTGAGCTTTAGTCGCAAACGCAATCTATGATTTCCAGTTTTCAATGATATGAAACCATGAACTTAATATGTATTCAGACTTCACTGATTTGTTTTGTGGTCTAGGCTCTACAATATGGATTTGACtcaattgtatttattatttagaacttgaacttgtttttttGGTATATCACTTTGCTATATGCCATATGGTATGTATTTGACTCAAAGTCTCAAactatgatttatatatgatggaaaccagtaatatgctattgtgttctataaatttagtgtatacatgtgtttttttagaatatttaaaaaaattatatattttcaaatgttcgataattttgccaattttttcccgattcccgattttttttaaattttcggcCAAACGATTTATTGCTGattaagatatttacatctttgGTTTAAGCCATTACACACCCGAAAAAACATTTGCTCCCACAGTTGGGatagcaatttttttttaatatagttgaTAATTTATCATCAAGAGTTTTATATGATGGCATTTACTATCACAAGAGAATTGTTTCCCATCAACTAGCATTTTAATGGAAAAATGTTAAAATCTTGcacaaaaatgatcaaagataGCTAATTTGTTACCTGAAACAACTTTGGTGTAATCATTAAAACCTAGAAAAAATCAGATCCAAATTTGCAATGGTTTGTAAGTTATGCCGGAACCAACAATCTTGGCCCAAAttgtagctttgataccacttgctatgatatttcttggaaataaatgcaaaaataaataaaatagcctACCACTTTGAGGGGGTGGCCTGAAATAATCAGAAAATAATATGTGAGTTCAATATTAAAAGTTATGATGGTTTTAGAGAGGCTTTCTCTTCCTCATTTAAATGTGTGACTATATAGGGAAATGCACTTTCAGTTAACTAAATCATCTGAAGGAATTGCTAAAACTAATAAATGAAACTATTAAGATTAGGCATTCCACAAGTGCTAATCCTTACTATACTTAGGACTATATAATAATAGGGTCATAACAATAACTCATAAGATTTGGTTGGCTTTATCTTGTGGTGGTTTGTTTTGTGAAACCTTTGCTTATCCAATTGAAGTCAAATGCAATCAGAAATTTAAAAATAATGAGACTCAATGATGGCTATGGATTGCCTTTAATATGCCTTGAGTTACCTCCATGATATCCTAAATTTTGATGTTCATCTTGTTCAATTTCCTCATAAGAAAATAACTTTATCTTGCTACTATTGGTATGACAAATCTAGAGCTCTAGGAGCAGTCAGAATCTCATAAGGTGCCTTGGAAGCTAGAACATAAGCTCTGTCTTACCACTATATGTGTTACACATCTAGAGCTGTAGGAGCAGTCAAAATCTCATAAGGTgcaaaagattggaagcaagaacaCAATGTGCGGGCTGTTTACTTATAGATGTTGCTATAAACCCTTGTAATTTCATGGTGTACTCTTTACCGTATTACTTTCCTATTGCATCTGGATTTACTTTAGTATCACATGAGATTCCTTTTTGCTAAACCTCCTCAAATGAAGAAGCTTTGTTCTGCTCCTATCGTTGGGAAAAATTTGGATGTGGAAGAGAAGCTGGAAATTCATAAGATTTATAAGGTTGGAAACCATTACACAATGCAAGGGCTGTTTTGTCGTGCCCATTGCCATGTGCTCATGAAATTTTGAAGGGTTATCATTTGGGTTTATCTCATATGGGCTTTTTTTGCCATAGTGTCTTTTAATTGTATTTGGCTTTATTATAGATTTCCATAAGCCTAGTTTGGTTACTTGTAGACCTTAATACATTTTTTTCTgttgtggtgatgctactacttttGGTGCCTCCCATTATTTTTGCTGGGCATACTTTCAATTCCCTTGATCTGTTTTAGTCACTTGTGGGcataattataattttattctCATTCTTTACAAGATTGGCCTTATTTTATTGGAGAAAGTGCTTTTGGAGTATTTTTGTAACAGTGTGAAACATCTATTTAAAATTGCCGATCATGCATCGCTTATAGCTATTGTGCTAAAATAGAGACCTTCTCATGCCTATAGGGCTCTCACACTCTTTATGCTTTGTGATACCATGGGTGcagtatatttaattttttttattgccaACAGAAGCATTTTTGCTGAAACTTTTGGCAGAGAATTGGTTTGGTAGCGAAATTTGATTTTTTGGGTGATATTTAGTAGGGATATATGTATATGGACTGTTATGGTAACAAGTATATGTAAGACATGCCGTAGGAAGATTTTTGAAATGGTATGTTAATGTTTCTAAATAACTCAAATTCATAATTTTGCAGGATCAGCTGAGAACTGAATTGGAGGCAGAAATACAGAAATTGGGCCGAGTATCCTTGATTGAACTGGCTGATATAATAGGAGTTGACCTATATCACATTGAGAGGCAGGCTGAAAGTATTGTTGCAAATAATGAGGAGCTAATGCTTGTACAAGGGGAAGTATTGTCACTTAAATATTGGGACTCTGTAGCTGAAGAAATCAACGAAAGATTGCAAGAGTCTAGTCAAATCTCTTTGGCTGAACTTGCGGCTCAATTGCACGTTGGTTCAGAGTTGTTAACTAGTATTTTGCAGCCTCGTATAGGAACAATTGTAAGGAACTCTGGACTTGCAActtcatttgatcataaaatcattTATAATCTCATAAACTAATAATGTTGCTTATGGTTTTGTAACAATGTCTACATATGCTCTCATAGAAAAAGTCCATTTTATCTTGCTAATTAGCTTTGTGGAAGTTTAAGTTGCTTTATTCACACATTTATTCAGCTGAAATAATGCTACCTACTATTGATTGAAATTCAAGGCATGCTGTTTTGTTCTTTAGGGGAAATGATAATAGAAGATGGTCAAGTGCACTGAAATTTGAATGTGTTAATGTGATtcaaaagagagagaagatttttatATAACATAGGTAACATATCTCTCGCCAGTAGTTTTGCTCCACTTTAATCTTGTAATGCACAAGGAAATATAGTATTGAATGTTTCATTTCCTCAAAGGAATACCACCTTTATATGCCATGACCTCTATGAGTAGAATGCTTAACTTGTAGGTTAAGCTAGTAAGACTATGTCTTGAGTCTCCCTGTGAGAAATGTTAACCTGCCAAATATATAGAGGCACAACTACATTGCATGCTTGGTGTGCCATCAGAATCAAAGAAAGTATTTAGAGTAACTCTCCAGTTAAGAGTTTGCAGTTTGTATGACCTTGTTAACATCATATCCACAAGAATTGGGGTCTACTTAATTATATTCTATCCTTTCAGCCATGTCCTCAAAATCACTCAATGCACACTTCATTTGTTGAAAAATAATTAAGAAATAACATCAAACACTGATTTCATCACTGCTGTTAATCTGAAAATTGTTACAAGCACATGTTAATTGCTGCTAAACAGGGCGGTGCATACAATGAGCTACAAACAAGGCTTATTGCTGCAAAACTGACATGCAATAAATGGAAGAAACATAATGACATAACCATATTATTGTTCCCATGTTGGTATTTTATTTCTACAACCCAGTTGCTAGTGACAATAAAACTCTCATTACTACAGCCACTGAATGCCCTTATTTCAGCTACGGAAATAAGCTGTAACACTACTGCAAACTCTGTCACAGCTACAAAACACAACCAGCAGCTACCAAAATGCATGCAAACGATCCTTTGATCAGATGTACCCTCCAGCTTGATTACACTGCCCTTTTTCTACCTCTGTCCTAAAATGATTAATATCTTTTCCAATGATAGCCTATCTAATGCTCAAGCAATCCTGAATCAGCAATACCACCATCCATGTACACCCCTTCATAGGCTGGTCCAAAAGATGTAAGCTCTACTTGGTGGGCCTCTAGAAGAGATAACCCCTCAAATTCTCCACGAATGTCCAAGGGCTCAACCAAATCTAAGTCACTTATGTCTCCCTCTACATGTGTAGGCATAATACTAGTGGCTGGTCCACCAGGTCTGTGCTCAATTATCTCTTTTGTATCTATATCCACCAGGTGTGTGCTTGATTGGCTCTCCCTCAAAGGTGACTCATGATCTCCATGATGCAGGCTGTGTGTATACGCAGTAATTTCAGAATCATACCTGTCCTCAAGCCCATGCAAATTTGAAAGCTCCTCATACTTGACCATCATAAGGGCTTCAAACCATGAGTACCACTCTCATCTTCAGGTGTTATGGCAGCCATAGAAGACTGGATTTCTGTTGTGGATGATGATGATTGAGCCAAACTCAATTCTTCATAGAGATCATCAATCTGAATTTCCGATTCTTGAAGGGCCATCTGAGTGCTCTCCAAAGAATCTTGGGTAACCTTAAGCTCATTAGTAAGCTTATCTACCTCCTCTTCTTTCCCTTTCAGCGCATCAAAATAGATCTCACCAAGCATGAAAAGGTGATCTCTATCAGAAAGTATTTGTAGGTAATTGGTCTTCATTACCATTAATGTTTCTCTAAATGCCTATAAATCTAAAAGGGAAAGTTCACCACCAAGGTCCATATGTATCCTTGAAGACCTCCAACAACATTTTTCCATCAACTTGTGGGTGTCATCAAAATGTTTAATGGCTGCAATAATCTGGTCTTCATTTACCTTCAACTGTCCTACCAAATGATAGGACTCTTAAGACCTATCAACCCCATACAAATTTTCTGATTTATGATCAGTATCATGCAACACTAAATCAGATTTGTTTTCAAGTTTAATATCAACACCATCAATGCTATTAATGCCATCCTTCATGCATAACTGTGTAGGTGAAGTTAGAACAGCATTATGACCAAAGTAGATCCATCCCAAATAGGATCCACGTAATATGTAGGGTGAGATAGGGACCATCTCACCCGGATCAACATAAGCATCAACACTCACATAAGATGTGGAGTCATCATCATTGGCTGATTGGAAAACATCTTCATATATGCTATCAATATGCCCATCATATGCACTAGTGTGATCAACCTCGTAGAGTAGCTCTACCTCCAAGCTTCCTACCAAGCAACTCATGCAATCATTACCTGAAATAACATCTTTCCAATGACTGAAAATTGCACTTTCAAGTGAAGAGTGCTCCTTGGATGTGACTGCAATAGATGACTGATTTTCTGGTTTGGCAACCTCCGTGATGGCATCTCCTTCAATCTTAATGTACTCTTCATCTATTGCTTCAGTAGGTGGCTCTCCTACgtccttgtccttgtccttataGGGCTGAAGTGAACTTGTGGTTCTATTTTCTTTAGAGCTTAGAGTCCAATCTCCCATGCATATTGACTGATATTTATCTTCTCCAAGTTTTCCTATAGGCTGCAAGTCACAAACAAGTGCTTCTTCTTCCTTCACTAACCCTTCTTCAAGGgtaacttctgatttttctttcatagTTCTTCCAATGTAGTTCACCAGGCCTAATTTACTaggcttcaatcttacaaaaatactcaagaaagaataaaaagaaacTTGTTTTTCAAACCCCTCAGGCGTGCTTTGATACTCTTCAAAGAGTTGGATCGCTTCTTGTTCATAACTCATCTTCATCCGATCTTCAATCCTGCTGGAACCCATTGTCATAACACTGAATTTTTACTGAATCTCCCAACAGGATGGTAggaacttgggctctgataccattgAAATGTCTCAACCTTGTTTGCCACTAAGGTTTATATTTTTTCCTTCAATCACCAACTCAGCTTTTaaacattatgtcaaacagttgatGTACTGCTCTTGATAATGTGATGTGATTTGCAAGTTGCAGGTTTAAGTTTCAGATTTGTGAACATTTCATTGCATAATGATGATGGTATTTGTATAAGAAATTGAAACATAGATAGCATGCATTCACTAGGAGGAAAGACCAT encodes:
- the LOC131873677 gene encoding uncharacterized protein LOC131873677 yields the protein MVDGDKSPIGYLYEAMDKAKEAIQHLYGPERTKYEPIWRIIDRRWNRQLHQHIHAAAYYLNPKFFYSRNFKIDQEVQLGLDTCIQRLVPDENIQDLIVDELQRYKKGDGPLFSSPIGIRKRDTLLPDLWWEDYGATTPNLQKLAIRILSQPCSASGCERNWSVFEAIHTKKRNRLTQKHLNDLVYVWYNLRLHEKRVQGNNSYDTLDIDEIDPYTADWIAEPDGATGDIDVDAFITDAQLDEMEREVAEWAAEVAEREEAGDEFVDPEEADSSPVEDIAAAASPSTSAPTQRQQSFLSFSRKRNL